In Alosa alosa isolate M-15738 ecotype Scorff River chromosome 19, AALO_Geno_1.1, whole genome shotgun sequence, a genomic segment contains:
- the rrh gene encoding visual pigment-like receptor peropsin, whose product MVGEMNSSDSIPYGGKSAFTQTEHNIVAAYLLTACVISLASNFVVLGMFMKFKELRTSTNTIIINLAFTDIGVAGIGYPMSAASDLHGSWKFGYNGCQIYAALNIFFGMASIGLLTVVAIDRYLTICRPDIGQKLSKRWYRTMILAAWLNAVFWSSMPIVGWAGYAPDPTGATCTINWRKNDASFVSYTMCVILINFIIPLSIMFYCYYHVSVTMKRYKASNCLDNINMDWSDQMDVTKMSIVMILMFLVAWSPYSIVCLWASFGDPRKIPAPMAIIGPLFAKSSTFYNPCIYVIANKKFRRAIAGMLQCQTRQRITISSQVPMTISQLPLNQ is encoded by the exons ATGGTGGGAGAGATGAACTCATCGGATTCGATTCCCTATGGTGGGAAAAGTGCTTTTACACAGACGGAACACAACATCGTTGCAGCATACCTCCTCACTGCAT GTGTAATCAGTTTGGCCAGTAACTTTGTGGTTCTAGGGATGTTTATGAAGTTCAAGGAGCTGCGGACGTCCACTAATACCATCATTATTAACCTGGCCTTCACAGACATTGGGGTTGCAGGCATTGGCTATCCTATGTCTGCTGCGTCTGACCTGCACGGCAGCTGGAAGTTCGGCTACAACGGCTGCCAG ATCTATGCGGCTCTCAACATCTTCTTTGGGATGGCAAGCATAGGGCTTCTAACAGTGGTTGCCATTGACCGTTACCTCACAATTTGCAGGCCTGATATAG gTCAAAAGTTGAGTAAGCGCTGGTACAGGACGATGATCTTGGCCGCATGGCTGAATGCAGTGTTCTGGTCCTCCATGCCAATTGTGGGCTGGGCCGGATACGCTCCTGATCCCACCGGGGCCACATGCACTATCAACTGGAGGAAGAACGATGC GTCGTTTGTGTCCTACACCATGTGTGTGATCCTGATAAACTTCATCATTCCTCTCTCCATCATGTTCTATTGCTACTACCACGTCTCTGTTACCATGAAGAGATACAAGGCCAGCAACTGTCTGGACAACATCAACATGGACTGGTCTGACCAGATGGACGTCACTAAG ATGTCCATCGTGATGATCCTGATGTTCCTGGTGGCCTGGTCGCCGTACTCTATAGTGTGTTTGTGGGCGTCATTCGGTGATCCCCGAAAAATTCCAGCTCCTATGGCTATCATTGGCCCTCTCTTTGCCAAATCCTCCACATTCTATAATCCGTGCATTTACGTCATTGCCAATAAGAA ATTCAGAAGAGCCATCGCTGGAATGCTTCAATGCCAGACCCGACAACGAATCACCATCAGCAGCCAGGTTCCCATGACAATTTCTCAGCTGCCACTCAATCAGTAA
- the lamtor3 gene encoding ragulator complex protein LAMTOR3 isoform X1, translating into MADDLKRYLYKQLPSVEGLHAIVVTDRDGVPVIKVANDNAPEYALRPGFLSTFALATDQGSKLGLSKNKSIICYYNTYQIVQFNRLPLVISFIASSSANTGLIISLEKELGPLIEELRQVVEVA; encoded by the exons ATGGCGGAT GACTTGAAGAGATACTTGTATAAACAGTTGCCCAG TGTGGAGGGTCTTCATGCCATTGTAGTAACAGACAGAGATGGCGTTCCAGTCATCAAAG TCGCCAATGACAACGCTCCAGAGTATGCACTCCGGCCGGGCTTCTTGTCCACGTTTGCACTCGCCACTGACCAGGGGAGCAAACTGGGCCTGTCTAAAAACAAGAGCATCATATGTTACTACAACACATACCAG attGTGCAGTTTAACCGGTTACCCCTGGTCATCAGTTTTATCGCAAGCAGTAGTGCCAACACAG GTTTAATCATCAGTCTGGAAAAGGAGCTTGGCCCTCTGATTGAAGAGCTGAGACAAGTGGTGGAGGTTGCGTAA
- the lamtor3 gene encoding ragulator complex protein LAMTOR3 isoform X2 — translation MLQDLKRYLYKQLPSVEGLHAIVVTDRDGVPVIKVANDNAPEYALRPGFLSTFALATDQGSKLGLSKNKSIICYYNTYQIVQFNRLPLVISFIASSSANTGLIISLEKELGPLIEELRQVVEVA, via the exons ATGTTGCAGGACTTGAAGAGATACTTGTATAAACAGTTGCCCAG TGTGGAGGGTCTTCATGCCATTGTAGTAACAGACAGAGATGGCGTTCCAGTCATCAAAG TCGCCAATGACAACGCTCCAGAGTATGCACTCCGGCCGGGCTTCTTGTCCACGTTTGCACTCGCCACTGACCAGGGGAGCAAACTGGGCCTGTCTAAAAACAAGAGCATCATATGTTACTACAACACATACCAG attGTGCAGTTTAACCGGTTACCCCTGGTCATCAGTTTTATCGCAAGCAGTAGTGCCAACACAG GTTTAATCATCAGTCTGGAAAAGGAGCTTGGCCCTCTGATTGAAGAGCTGAGACAAGTGGTGGAGGTTGCGTAA
- the dapp1 gene encoding dual adapter for phosphotyrosine and 3-phosphotyrosine and 3-phosphoinositide, which yields MSVCSSTRSDGEPTDELESVSWYHYDLTRHATEALLLSNGVDGSFLLRSSQKGPDCFALSVRAKDSVRHFHVRRICGRYSFGFNEFPSLLEFTSHMANQPLLGSESGNLIVLKHPYPREVEEPSIYESVSVHTAVQSGRRHSDLVPTAPALGTKEGYLVKQGAIIKSWKQRWFTLSRNELKYFKDKMFEEPIRTLDLTACSAVQFDYSQERVNCFCLVFPERTFYLCARTGAEADEWIKILRWKLSQIRKGR from the exons ATGAGTGTGTGCAGTTCAACGCGCTCTGATGGGGAGCCCACGGACGAGCTGGAGTCGGTCAG CTGGTATCATTATGACCTCACGCGCCACGCCACTGAAGCACTGTTGTTGTCCAATGGGGTTGATGGCAGCTTTCTTCTGAGGAGCAGCCAGAAGGGGCCTGATTGCTTCGCCCTCTCTGTCAG AGCAAAGGACTCAGTGAGGCATTTCCATGTGAGACGAATCTGTGGGCGATACTCCTTTGGCTTCAATGAGTTCCCGTCCTTGCTGGAGTTCACCAGCCATATGGCCAACCAGCCGCTCTTGGGCAGTGAGTCAG GGAACCTTATAGTTCTCAAGCACCCATACCCCCGTGAGGTGGAGGAGCCGTCCATCTATGaatctgtgtctgtgcacacaGCCGTGCAATCTGGCCGCAGACACTCGGACCTGGTGCCTACCGCTCCGGCT CTTGGCACCAAGGAGGGCTACCTGGTGAAGCAGGGTGCTATTATTAAG AGCTGGAAACAACGCTGGTTCACACTAAGCAGAAATGAACTGAAGTACTTTAAGGATAAAATG TTTGAAGAGCCGATTCGGACACTAGATCTAACAGCATGTTCCGCAGTCCAGTTTGACTATAGTCAAGAAAGGGTTAATTGTTTTTG TCTGGTGTTTCCTGAGCGCACGTTCTACCTGTGTGCCCGCACTGGAGCCGAGGCTGATGAGTGGATAAAGATCCTGCGCTGGAAGCTA TCCCAGATCAGAAAAGGCAGGTGA